The sequence CAACAGTCGCTCTGCAACAACAGTTGTGTTTTTACATTTGAGATTCGAATTACATAGATATtcgaatgcgatacaacctcggtcccagaacacaaaaattgaaaatatagaagaaacaaataaccTTTAACCTAACCtgatgatgagtaaacattgtttgaaataacttttttcaggactACTTTGGaaaagagacaaccttcttcgcttcggttttctttcttcagttgataaactttgtctccgtgagatacggcgcgcacatggtaagccgggggtaaaattaaattattctatctataacgaTCAACGGGccatttaaaacaaagaaacaaataaaaacatttgagaataaaaaaaaaatagctttaataaaataaagaaaaagagttttattttttaaggtaataagaaaagagaattaaacatttaaatagtaaccccctgatttgcattttttttacttggtaaattttagcgtaacgccacgtcatAAAAAAGTGAACCGTACattgcgtgtcgtggactcacatggttactcacacaagcgtattattatatagactagtcgataaggcctgtggaaaaatccatttagtcaaaagaataatggaaaaaataggttgttttagttgttttcctgatgtcagcagtgcagatagaAAAAATTGGCGAAAGTTAGTTATTCTTTGCTtgtaacgtgtagaggttgaaacgctgatcaaaataatgtataggatcatacgTTTTCCACAAATGCCTAAGATTTGTaaacctgttgccttcatcgtatagatctgaaacgctgatcaggaaaatgtataggattatgtacttttgacaaacggttgcggagatattagggtttaaaggttttttgatgacgtcatcaacccgtccattctgaaacggatttggggacccaggtttgggaaaattacccaaattggtcttaGGTTGTTCCTTGTTACCCACGTGGTGAATaattattgacgtcaccacctcgttttccagttatttggccttaaagtaTTAAGTGCACTGTAAGAGCTTCCTTAACTTAATATaagatactagtcgataaagcccgtaaAAAAATCAactaaggcagaagaacaatggaaaaataggttgctttagattttttgctgacgtcagcagtgcatatacaaaaaggaaaattggtgaaatttagtcatttgttgtctgtaatgtgtagaggttaaaacgctgataaaaataatgtatagtatcgtgtgtttttgacaaacgcctaaggagatataagggtttaagtccctaccaaaagttccaaaaaaatttttcacaaattcgtacacccgttgtattgatcgtatagatcttgaaatactgatcaaggaaatgtataggaacacggagttttgacaaacggttgcagagatattggagtttgtaggttttgtgatgacgtcatcaacccgttcattccgaaacggattcggggacccaggtttgggaaacttacccaaactgGTCccgggtggtccctagttacccacgcggtgaaaaatcattgacgtcaccacctcgtttccaagttatttggcctcaaagttttaagtgcactgtaacggcttcattaatttaatataggattttgacgttaaagtagtgttattgacgtcgcgccgtaacgtcaaaaagtttaacatattagacatgcatttttcggttacttcaaagaaaatttcggtgacatcaaagacaaaataaacatatccactttgcctgttacagacacacggaactggcgtattattatatggaTAGACGGTAGCCGGTGGAACACTCCACgagtttgcccgtcctttttatacagcattgggtgcgtctcgctacttgcgataccattttgcgtgacagataggcagacgtatacgggtattataacatagagtagtgaagccattacaacgCACTTAGaattttgaggctaaataacttggaaaccagGTGGTGACATCAGTTATtattcaccgcgtgggtaactagggacaacttGGATCGTTTCCTAAATCTGGGTCCTCGAATTTGATTCGaaatgaacgggttgatgacgtcatcaaaaaagatCTAAATGTAAGTGTATTAAGATTAGTGGAGCCATtgcatcttttttaatttaaggctaaataacttggaaacaggtggaaataactgacgtcatttcctgcgtaggtaactagggactacctcgGACGAAATCGGACGAAATCAGGACCAATTTCCTAAGGCTGGGTCAATCCACCCGTTTCACAGCAGTCGGgttaatgatgtcatcaaaaaacctttacatCCCCTATCCCTTAAACTGTTCGTTAAAAGCACATCATCTTATACTTTTTGTTAATCAGCATTTCAAGCTTTACACAATGGAAGCAACAggtaaataaatttctaaaaaaaaaattttgcacaTTGGTGGtacattgctgacgtcagtgaAATTTTTAAACTACTATATCTCCATAACCACTGACCAAAACTGCGCGATCCTATGCATAAATTTGATCAGATTTTCAAGCTCCACACAATATAGGTgacacttaaaaaaaatttaaacaaaaatctttGTGCATTGATGGGtcactgctgacgtcattaaaattcaaatgacggatcttcgttattaattttttgcttaagtggattttttcacggccTTATCGACTGGTGTCTtataatgaattaatgaagccCTTACAATCTTCCCGTATTTTTATGTAGATCCATTTCATGTATACAAACCTCTAGATaacctatatttttatttttctgttttttttaacttctttctatttaaaaatacaaaacaatctAAATATAACAGAAGCACAAACAGGGACGAAAAACCCAtcggggagggggggggggctaTGACAAGGAAAGGTAAACGTAGAAGCCCTCTCGTTGAAGGGGAAATGCAGGTGCCTTGTCAAGTAAATATATGTATGTCCAGGATTATTGTTAACCATACAATACCCTCACGGTGCTCTAGTGGAAGAATTATAACATTAAGCcaaatgaagaagaaatagTTGGGACGTTGTTGTCCATGAGACATAAATAACATACCGAGGAAAACACTCAAAACAAAAGCCACAAGAGCAGTAAGGTGAAGAGACATCCCTGCTATCTAAAGTGTAACAACCAGAGATATACCGACGTAGACATTAAATGACACTATTATTATTGACTAATACTTAAGTGCAatcatgtaatttaaaaaagtaaaacgtACACTTTTTTCCGCGAGTATTACTTTTCGCGAATGGCCGATTTTACGTTAATATCGGGGTAGTATTAATTTTCGTAAATGaaaagtttatataaacttCGCGGGTATTTAATTTCGGGTAATCACCGAATTTCGCGAAACTCGCGAAAATAGTtgtatgaaataaagttttacaTAAAGGCAGCTAATTTTTGCGGTtgcttggaatttttttttgcaatctgATAGAACCACATGTATATGACAGTATAAATGATAAGTCTTCGCGAATTATGTATATCAAAAAAAGTTCGCTGTCATTAATAGaaaatttacgaaaaaaatCTTCCCGCCAAAAGAAGTAATGCAATTACGAGTCCTCagaaaaattgatttcataTAGTTAGGTCTGAATATATACCGACCGGTATATAACCGAAAGTAAGCTACCTGCAGGACGttgcttttttgaaataattttttttaaaaataacatatataAAAACAGGCAAAATAGcttataaaactaaaaatatttattttcggcGAACAGATTATTGTCATTATTCCACGCGCGAATTAATTAAGCCAGTCGCAGTATAGTTGATAAAACGATGACGTCATTAGGGGTATAAATATAACTTTGCTGACAGAAATGACTTCACTGCAAAAGCGCAAATATAATCCACTATTATTATTGATCTTTAGTTGATTTACGGTTTTTAATGGCGTCTTCGAGTTCTTTCAATCGAACCTTCCCTTCTTCATCCACTTCTTTTAGAACACTAACGCAAATTGGTTGCGCAATATCTGCGTTGCAGTCACCGTGACACGCTGATAACGCTTGCAGGCGATTGCGTACGGTGGCACCTTTAATTTCCAATCGGTTGATCTGATCTAGTAGATCTTGAACTCTTTCTTCGTTTTTGGTATATTTTCTCTTTAAATCTAAACGtaagtaaaaaattaacttttgtttAAATTCCCGAGGCGATACATCCGCAAGCTAATCGAAGGTACCGAAATAGCAATAATGATATCTTAAGTCTTTCACGATGGcgaaatttcttttcttttttaataagaaacaaaaaatcaaaagtcAAAGAGATGGCATAAGATAGGTCCAGTTTGGGCGCATTCGCAGGAAGTCCACGCTGTAAGGGATGTCATGAAAAGCTGAAATTTCCTAAATATTGCCAAAATGTCAGAAAAGATTAAGGATATGAATTTTAGGTTTAAATGGTCAATAAAATTActttcatttttcaaaatattggcAAGAATCAAATTTCAGAAATGTTCCTAAAGAATATCTTACAATCTGTTTTAGCAATACCCTTGTAATTCAATATACATTTTGGGGAAAACCTAAGGTTTCgataaaatttttattgaaaactaaATGAGAATGTCGGAAATCTCAGGAAAATAAGTTATTGTTAAATGGACAAGCtgagttttttttaagattattgATACAGAACAGAATATTTTAGCAGGGGTTAAGACAAAACTTTAAGATAAAACTTTCTATGAAAAAAGTTTGTCAAAACTTCCTACGGTACAGATTTGTCGAAACTTTCTATGGCACACGTTTGCCAAAATTTTCTATGAAAACCGTTTGTCAAGACATTCTATGAAAAACGATTGTCAAAACATTTAATTGAACACATTCAGAACCCTTTACCATTTAGTTGCTTTAGTTTTAATGCTGACGCTGCGAATAATTCGATTGCTTCGTCGCCCAATCGTTGAACGCGCTTTTGAACAATTTTGGTCATATTAATTTTATCGTTCAGTTTGTCTTTTGTTTGGTCATACTTGTGTTCCACGGTAACCGATGTCTAGAAAAGTAAACTTTTTACTGTCATTTTGTAATTTCACATCTTCAAGATCAATAGATAATAAAGAGACCACTGATAGTAATCAAAATTGTTAGGTAGTGGGGAGaagcaacacaaaatttcaGGAAATTTTATCACGCATTTAAATTGCTCAATACCTCAACAGCCTATAAAGAAGCCTACAAACTGTTCGGAAAATCCACCAACcctcactttttaaaaatgggaAATATGTCCCACTGCAGACTTAATGCGAGAGATTGTAAACATAAAGATATAAAATACCACCATACCCTATTTACTTCGTTGGCTAACTTCTCTGCATTCTCAACTTCGGTTTCAGCTTCGGCAAGTCGTTTTCGATTATCTGCAAACATGCCGGAGATCATGGCTTGTTTTTTTCCCAAATTATCAGTATCATTTCTAGACTTCAGTAGGTCTGTGTCAATGATATTCAATTTAGCTTTGATCTAAAGTAAATATGGAAGTATTTCTAtagtactagtcgttagcctgtggcaCAATCGACAAAGATCCGTCCATCGTATATATAACATATCGATATTGCGTACAGCTTCAATCCCCTGTTAGCATAAGGTAATGAGTCTGGAGGTAGGGTAATTTTGACTTACAGACAGACGAGACGTATAATATAAAcaagtcgttagcctgtggaaatcCACTGGCTTGTTAAAATTCAGATTATCACACGTCATGCATATTGCCCGCATCGTATTTCGAGCCCTTTTTTACTAATCATATTACTCTGGGAGGTGTCCAATCCTATCCGCACAACCATCTtgaacagaatacggctattattatagactaGTCAGAAAAAAAGCCAAAGTCAAGGTGTGGCCCGACGTttaacactctgtggagcgcctAATAAGACCCGTAAACTTTGCCACATGaacaggtggagcgctttagtacatgtatacagtatgtcgtaaattaagtgaagcgcatacaccattatagtcttgCAACTGTaacatactttttaaaaaatactccccgcaacgatagctgaaataaaaacacaatttacaaaccgttgttaccccatcatagcataaacaatcagtcaatattattttattttgcggaatacgtttttgtgaaagttaaaaaatttatcgtgACACTGGTCTAAGCGCTTAgtcagttaaaccgtgttgcacaggcgtatagGAATAACTCCCctttggaaaaaactttctcacagactctgtttaaaaaacacaacagcgctgagcggttagtccagctAAACAGTGTTACACACCCGTACAGTAAAACTGTCAGTAAATTgtcctatttgttttctgtggccCCTGAGCAAAAACGGCGATTGAGATCACggggtaaattattattaaaaatggcgcattAAATTAGTTGCattcattttaatcacttaatttatttttcttagttAAGTtagtaaattaaaataattaatttaattaaagaaataaattaatttatgaaatttattttaataataacatTTCCAATTCAATAACCCCCTGATTCCTAAAAACTCGcagaaagatcaaaggaatatcggtagtcgttaacccgtggaaaaatccaccgggtcgcccgtcgcgttcgctcgtcctttaaatttacccgtcgcaacaaagtggacaaaaataaatcgcatttgatattcgtgtttcgtAGAACGTCTTTCtaactttctaaaaattacGGGATTGTCCGTCAGCAAATTACATACTTTGCAAGAGATCCGGAATTAAGCTGCGCGCAGTTATTTTGAACGCACAAAATAGGACTATTATTTAAAAGATACCGGTGGAAAATCAATGGCTTCGCCTGTCCTATGAATTCCGCGTTATTTCGTGTGtccgtagcacgattttttTCTTGCGTACAGAGAGTCAAAATGTGGAAGGTTTTTATTATAGAGACTTCAAAGATTAACACCATAATTGAAACACTAACTATGAGAGTTTTGAACACATGATGAGATTACCTCCAATGCAAGAGAAGTTTTAACTTTTACTTCTTCGATTAATCATATAAGCAACGAATggaattatggactgtgacaacAGTATCGTTTCAATATCGTCTGAAAATCGCAGTAAAATACAGCCACGCTTAATTTTTACCCTTACCCAAACAAAAGCAAATTTATTTGCTAACGTCAACATATTTACCTGTTCTATAATTTTGTTCACATCTTCAATTTGATTTCTCGCCATTGCAATATTATCAGTTGTGCTGTTTTGCAGTTCCATTGCTTCCTCAAGCTTATCCAATACattctttgttttgttcatCACGAATAAAGCGAATttccttaaaaataataaaattgaggTAACCAGAACTGGAATGATATTAATTGCTTCAAAGGAACTGTTCTTGCGCATTGAGCTGACGTCAATTTAACCATAGTTTTTTACAATAAGGCAAAATAAACAGTATTCGTACAGGTAATCTTAGCGGTGACAAAAAATAGGCTTCTTTCGTTTTAACATTAAGCCTGGGGGCGAGTATATCTGTGTATTTATATTTGGGAACCGGATTTTAAACTAATCCTGATTCCTCAGGTTTCTAACAAAACGTGGCCATAACTTGAATAAAATATTAAGTCAGGTATGTGTGACACTTACTTTGCTCTTAATGCTTCTTCTTTTAATTTGATAGCTGTATCGTAATCTTTTCGACTTTCGTTTAAAATCTTATCAACTCCGGaaatgtttttaacagcaaCTTTGATTTGTCTGGCTAGATCTTTCACTTGTGCAGGAGTTAAGGATATGTTTAAACTAAGCGTTTCTTGTGCCAACATTTTCGACACATTTGGATGTTTGAATTCTTCATTGAGAAAATCGGTGACATCCtagaaagatttttaaattgCTAATTTCGCATACTTTATCGTTTAGTGCTGTTAAAAGTTATTCAAAGAAAGAATTCAGTTCTGGTAGAGCTTAAATTTAccttaaagaaaaattaatttcgcgagaactaattttcgcaaaGTTAGCAAGTCCTGATATTTCGCGAATTTTGTAAAAAACGAATTTAAAAGAGCTTTTATGTAGGGAATAAGTTGAAATTTACCATATCTATTACGTATAGTGAGTGTTTATAGTAGTACTGCTTGTTTACAAAAAGAAGAAGACGAAATTACGCGAGGATCTATTTTCCCCCATTTCGCTAATAACGAGTAAGCTAATCATTTTCGCGGGAACTAATTTATGCGAAATTTGCAAAAACtctgaaaaactaattttcccTTAGTATTGTTATGACAGCCCCTTTACTGTTAGATATTTAGATAATGAAAATTACGGATGCTACCTCAGCACTGGAAAAAGCTTTATCTACTTATAGGAATTACCTTTGTACTGACACGAATGTAGGCAATTTCTCTGCagactttattattttatttttgcgtTCTAGCGTTTTTATCGAGGAAAGGGAAATTTAGCTTTTTAAAGGAGGATGTTAAAAATCTGTTGTGAAAGCAAACCTTGATCAACGCTGTTATGTTCTTCAATGCAGCTTCTCCAATTTCTTTTGCTTTATTTGAAGATACTTCGGCCGCTTCTGAAGCGTCGAAAGAGAAATTTACAGCTATTTCCGCCATTTTGATGTCTCGTAGCGTTTGTTCCGCATTAGCTAAAAGTTAGATGTAGGTGATACATTAAACACTAGATATGAAAAGTAACAGCAACACTgtcaacaacaaataaaatgaCGACAAATGCTATGGTAACGGCGACTAATACAATAATTACGGCGACGAAACACAGAAGTAAAAAGTTATTACATACTTTTCTTTTGAAGTAAAGTCGACTTTGCTTCTCCAGCTTTTTCTAAAGCCATGTTAGCAAGTTGTTTGATGCCGGTACAGTTCGAACTAGCGCCACAGGTTTCGCAACCGGCGGCCGTGCAACCACCACATGTTCCTGCGTCTCCACACAATAACTCATTTAATTCTTTTAACTTCAATTCAAGATCACTTACTCGCGATGTTAAATTGTCTACCAattcgttgttattgttgtctAACTCTTCGAAAGAGGGTGTAGACatgataatttcttttttaatttgtcttCTCAATTTTTTAGAATCTTTGATTTTCTGTTCAGAGCTATCGACGACCTTTTGAGCTTCTTGCGAACGTCGCAAGCTATCACGGGTACTGTTCAACGCTCCACCAATATTACTTTCAATGACCTCTGTGACATTAGTCTTAAACTCAAGCGTGTTGTTTTTCAACTTAGCAGCTCGGATGTCTAGTTTATCCAATTCGTCGCTggcatttttatttcttatagccgtattttgtacaATTTTGACGTACGTATCAGCTTCTTTATCCAAATCCATCAACTCGTTTCTAAATTTTTGCAATCGTCTTCTGATATCATCGACTTCGCCAGCTTCCACTGATCTGTTCCCAAACATCGCCTCGATGGTCTTTAAATGAGTTTTAAGTTCTTGAATTTCTTTGGTATACAAAGCAATCTCACTCGcattaaaagtgaaatttcCTCGTAATTTTATcaagtttttaactttctcttcAAGCGTTTTCACGATGTCTTCCCATTGGTCGTTACAAGCGTGACAATTTTCACATTTCGGCATCACGTCAGACGTACGTGGGGCGCACATGTTGCACTTTTCTCCAACCACATTTTGTTTGCAATCGCACACTCCAGTTGCGCGATTACATTGAAGAGTCGTGGAACCAACCGGGTTGCAGCCACATgctgaaagaaaatattttttctgtttactattttttaaaaatgttttcccttATAATTagcttaaacatttttttataattgtttgCAGCCTTAATTTTTTCATGTATTTAGAAATTAAAATAGACATTTGTGTGGCCAACCTCAGAAAGTGGGCTAAACCCATGATGTGAGAATACAAATGAACATATGAAAGTCCTTGGAGTATCTTTAAACCAAATTGTTTCCATGTAAAATATAATTATGTGTGTTATCTATCACTACGCCCTACCACGCCCAATGTATTTTACCAGACTAGtgattattatcatttttatagCTGTCTTGTCTCAGCGCACTAATATTGATACACAGGTGTCCCTTTTTAGGCCCCTTGGATAAAGCACTGCAACTTTAACTGGGGAAATTTAGTCTGTGAATGAAGATGACATCAATGCTCACATTTTTACACCGCTATGCTTAAAAAGAGGATTTTATACTTCTAAGGTTTCATTATGTcagaaaaaattgtaaaagaaaaattacataagaaaatgtttataaGACAACATGACAAGGTTTCAATTGCTTACCGTTGCAGCCATTTGGTATCTTAGGATTGCCCCATTTATTATCCTCGCATTCAGAGCAAGACCTTCCACCAAAACCAACTCGACATCTACACTGGCCATCCAACTAAAATCACAAACACTAGAAAATGTCATAATGAATATTTTTTCTGTGTATGACATAAACTACATAAGCTGGTTTAACCGATTCTTCAAGATCCAAGACTTTTTCCCACCATAAATTGACTAATATTCAAATACTTTAGTAGAAAAAATGCTGTGCTGTGCCTGATAAAAGAgcattgacaaaaaaacaaacaaactacaGATTAGGGCATGCAAAAACATTTCTTTCCAAATCGTGGTGAATTAATCGCCGTGAAAATACATACGACACTTCAGAAAGATTGATAAATTACCTGATTGCAGCTTCCCTCCAGTGAACCTTCTTTGTCACATTCACAAGATATACATCCTTTTCCACTGGCGAGATTGTAAAACCCAGGTGAACATTTGTCGCATTGTAAACCATTAACATTTTGTAAACAAGGACATTGACCGGTTACCTCGTTGCAAATACCGCCATAGTCCGGTTCAGTTCCAAGGCTGTTGCATACGCACTCTAGAATGAAGTAAGTTATAAATTATTAGATACAGATGTGTAAAGGTGCTAATGTTGATCTCGAGCAACgttttaaacaaatatttttatgctAGCGATAAGGGTAATTTATAAGCTCTCATTTTGTTAAACAATTTGTATTGGTCTTATTTTTAGTCGCAGGACAAAATTCACGAAAGTTTTAAGTGATAAACATGTTGTCTcagtaataattttattttacaaatctGTGTTAAAACGAATCATCCGTCCCAGAGATTTTTGTCTTAGAGAAGCAATAATACCCGGGAGCGAGGGTGTCACAAAAAGCTGTTAGCTCATTTGCACTGGTTGAAAGAAACTGAGAATAAAGCTAACATGTTGTATTTTAGAGATAAAAAAAGTGTTCAACGAGAGTCAAGAACATTTCCTTACCTTTACATGTCTGATTTTTTGCGTTTCCAAAGTAACCGGGCTTGCATTTTTCACAATGATCACCGGCTGCGTTGTTTACACAATCGTTACAAGTTCCAATTGTCGCGTCACATTTCCCGTTTGCCAATGGATCAATGTTTCCACTGCAATCACATTTAATACAGATACCTCCGGTTACAACCGGATTACCAAAGTACCCGTCACCGCATTTCTCACATTGGTCACCAGTATATTCATCGGTACAATTAGTGCAGACgacttttccatttttcttttcaTGACAGATATTACTGAACTGATTTCCACTACCACCGCCTGGACATTGACAGCGTTGACAATCATTTTCGGTACCTAAATTGTACCAGGTAAACTTCTTACAGAAATAGGGGATGACCCCAGAGCCCTATTATACTTTCTATGTTCagataaagaaatttaaaatagggaatttataaggtaaaaaaaataaaataaaaataataataataatgcgcAAATGaaatggaaattttattttattttaacaaaatgatAACAGTGTTGTTAAGGTATcttaaaaggtaaaaaaaattagacatACCTTTAGTGGCATCACCATAGTACCCTTCAGCGCACTGCTCACAATTCTCACCGGCCGTGTTATGGTCACAATTCGTACAAACCCCGGTTTTCGCATCACATGTGGAGGAGTGCCCACTACATTGACATGGCTTGCAGTTTGGAAAGTCATAATAATTGACTGGACACGAGTCACATTTCCTACCCACTAGTTGTGGTAAACATTGACACTGTCCAGTTGTGTCGTGACAGAATTCACTTGTTGAACCAGTGCGATTACAAGCGCATGCTACGAAGAAGTGAATACAAAAAGGTGTAGGGAGTATATATGTGTGTGTTAACAGAATAGATTGTCTGAGCAGATTGTAAATACTCCAGTTGCTTGTTACAAAAGCGGTGTAGAATGGAGTGTGAGTAAAacctttcaatttttttttacttatgagTGACAACGTACCATTGCGAGGGTCGAAATATGCATAAATTAATTAAtcgaaatagaaaaaaagtttCTCGAGAGCTACAAAAGCTACAGGGcaattaaaacttaaaataaatatcttttgtttaaaaatatttagggtGAAAACAATCTTTCTTATGCCGTTTTTACCTAGTCAATTTACGAAGCTTTATGAAAACATTCAATTTACAAGCTTTATGAAAACATTCAATTTACAAGCTTTATGAAAACATTCAATTTACAAGCTTTATGAAAACATTCAATTTACAAGCTTTATGAAAACATTCAATTTACAAGCTTTATGAAAACATTCAATTTACAAGCTTTATGAAAACATAATTTCATGAAAACATAATGATAATGTTTCACACGAAACAAATTTTCCATAGATAACGTTTTACCTTTACATCCGTCTGCATCAAATCCGTAATTCCCTGCCGCACATTGGTCACATCTGCGTCCAATTACACCGGGCTTGCACGGACACTGACCTCCTGCTGCTTTGCAAGTCAAAATATCACTTGATCCAGAAGTTTCTGTACCTACCGGATCACATTGACAAGGCAGTCCGCCATTATTCATAATAGATGAAATAGAGAATTGAAGATTTTTACAAACTTCTGGTGCTTCGTCTGCTCTGTTGGTTTCAAGATAATATTGTCGACAATTGTAGCTATTGTAAAGGCTTCTTCTTTCATCACCTTCGACTCCTTGAAACATACCGAGGTTCTCAACTTTCGGGACAAGGATAATCTAGGAAATTTTTTGTAAGTTTTCACATTGCCAGTTTTTTCTGAATTTAAACACATACCTTATAGGTGAAACAAAAGTTGACAACAAAAGTTGGGTAAAAATTGTAGTCACTTGCTTCAATTTAGTCACTTTCTACAGACCAAATTGTACCAACG is a genomic window of Hydractinia symbiolongicarpus strain clone_291-10 chromosome 14, HSymV2.1, whole genome shotgun sequence containing:
- the LOC130626117 gene encoding laminin subunit beta-1-like, with the translated sequence MVTRTVFRSTIVLVLLLTIKAQQECQRGGCFPATGDLLVGRASNLSASSTCGLNGRERYCIVSFLDKTDKCFHCQSTREVDNRRDAYKNSHLPKYMITTSPQDRLKGWWQSQNGVQNVTIQLDLEAEFIFTHLIMTFKTYRPKAMYIERSWNYGDDWTVYRFFAYDCAKSFPNVRRGPQQNIDDVICEERYSRIEPSTGGEVVMKVLDPIIQQKEDPYSVKVQNLLKLTNLRIRFTEFHTFGDDVLGDRPEINQKYYYAIYEMVVRGSCSCYGHAEQCIAAGVTRNRDMVHGKCNCTHNTSGRNCEHCKDGYADEPWRPAYKDQLNICRKCNCNGHTEKCHFDPAVYNATGRTSGGVCDDCQHNTTGRQCEQCKPLYYRDPFKNIFDPDVCKPCDCDPSGSTGGGECETVTDPGARQLNGQIGTVAGRCRCKANVEGPRCDRCKDGYWNMLESNPDGCQSCNCDGRGTISQQKCNQLDGDCRCKRYVEGARCSKCLKGYWSLGSAPEGCQACDCDIGGSHNTTCDDISGKCDCRPNLMGRKCDQVRPGHYFANLDHIKYEGENAIPGRGGTPFKVIRIFTSGEGSTFTGQGYLQVQEGSLIDFTMIRVPYSGRYNVVMRYDTLSSGDWDDVRLKVSRADGGKLAGATCGYNEQTQFDLQTVLRKDQKAVFVDKNVCLEKGVVYNVQIDFKSNNGHGNGQTLLDSIILVPKVENLGMFQGVEGDERRSLYNSYNCRQYYLETNRADEAPEVCKNLQFSISSIMNNGGLPCQCDPVGTETSGSSDILTCKAAGGQCPCKPGVIGRRCDQCAAGNYGFDADGCKACACNRTGSTSEFCHDTTGQCQCLPQLVGRKCDSCPVNYYDFPNCKPCQCSGHSSTCDAKTGVCTNCDHNTAGENCEQCAEGYYGDATKGTENDCQRCQCPGGGSGNQFSNICHEKKNGKVVCTNCTDEYTGDQCEKCGDGYFGNPVVTGGICIKCDCSGNIDPLANGKCDATIGTCNDCVNNAAGDHCEKCKPGYFGNAKNQTCKECVCNSLGTEPDYGGICNEVTGQCPCLQNVNGLQCDKCSPGFYNLASGKGCISCECDKEGSLEGSCNQLDGQCRCRVGFGGRSCSECEDNKWGNPKIPNGCNACGCNPVGSTTLQCNRATGVCDCKQNVVGEKCNMCAPRTSDVMPKCENCHACNDQWEDIVKTLEEKVKNLIKLRGNFTFNASEIALYTKEIQELKTHLKTIEAMFGNRSVEAGEVDDIRRRLQKFRNELMDLDKEADTYVKIVQNTAIRNKNASDELDKLDIRAAKLKNNTLEFKTNVTEVIESNIGGALNSTRDSLRRSQEAQKVVDSSEQKIKDSKKLRRQIKKEIIMSTPSFEELDNNNNELVDNLTSRVSDLELKLKELNELLCGDAGTCGGCTAAGCETCGASSNCTGIKQLANMALEKAGEAKSTLLQKKTNAEQTLRDIKMAEIAVNFSFDASEAAEVSSNKAKEIGEAALKNITALIKDVTDFLNEEFKHPNVSKMLAQETLSLNISLTPAQVKDLARQIKVAVKNISGVDKILNESRKDYDTAIKLKEEALRAKKFALFVMNKTKNVLDKLEEAMELQNSTTDNIAMARNQIEDVNKIIEQIKAKLNIIDTDLLKSRNDTDNLGKKQAMISGMFADNRKRLAEAETEVENAEKLANEVNRTSVTVEHKYDQTKDKLNDKINMTKIVQKRVQRLGDEAIELFAASALKLKQLNDLKRKYTKNEERVQDLLDQINRLEIKGATVRNRLQALSACHGDCNADIAQPICVSVLKEVDEEGKVRLKELEDAIKNRKSTKDQ